From a region of the Salinispira pacifica genome:
- a CDS encoding ABC transporter substrate-binding protein, which translates to MKIFTIRTAAVLAAVVLLFSGCAGEQKSVTIGISKIVEHPALNAVEQGIKDEMAELGYDDISFDVQNAAGDMNTAGQIASKFLFDDVDIAVGIATPTSIALATAITDRPVIFTAVTDPVDAGLVDNLESGKNNVTGVSDLTPVAEQIDLIIELTGAQSIGTVYTSGEPNAVKLAELAEEAAANRGLEFVSTTIADSGQVKQAAEAIMDRVDAVYVSTDNTVFSALPALIEVANQNNVPVITADPSSFGDYDVLAAYGFDYYAMGRATGRLIDEVLEGSEPADIPTRFLTDPEDLLLVLNLDVADRLGIEVSDELVEQAGSIIRNGEVE; encoded by the coding sequence ATGAAAATTTTTACGATACGGACCGCGGCTGTGCTTGCGGCTGTTGTACTGCTGTTCAGCGGCTGCGCCGGTGAACAGAAAAGCGTGACAATCGGAATTTCCAAGATAGTTGAGCACCCGGCATTGAATGCCGTGGAGCAGGGAATCAAGGATGAAATGGCGGAGCTGGGATATGACGACATCAGTTTTGATGTGCAGAATGCAGCAGGTGATATGAATACCGCCGGGCAGATCGCCAGCAAGTTCCTGTTTGATGATGTGGACATTGCCGTTGGAATCGCCACCCCCACTTCCATCGCCCTGGCCACCGCAATCACAGACCGTCCGGTAATTTTCACTGCGGTTACCGATCCGGTGGATGCAGGCCTGGTTGATAATCTTGAAAGCGGAAAAAATAATGTAACCGGTGTAAGCGACCTCACCCCTGTTGCAGAGCAGATTGATCTGATCATCGAACTCACCGGTGCCCAGAGCATCGGTACGGTATACACCTCAGGCGAGCCCAATGCGGTGAAGCTTGCAGAGCTTGCGGAGGAAGCTGCTGCAAACCGGGGGCTTGAGTTTGTTTCCACCACTATAGCCGATTCAGGGCAGGTGAAGCAGGCGGCCGAGGCGATTATGGACCGTGTGGATGCCGTGTATGTTTCAACAGACAACACCGTGTTCTCCGCTCTTCCTGCGCTGATCGAAGTTGCAAATCAGAACAACGTGCCGGTGATAACCGCCGACCCCTCAAGTTTCGGCGATTATGATGTGCTTGCAGCCTACGGCTTCGATTACTATGCAATGGGCCGGGCCACCGGACGGCTGATCGACGAGGTGCTCGAAGGCTCAGAACCGGCGGATATTCCCACCCGCTTTCTCACCGATCCGGAGGATCTGCTGCTGGTGCTCAATCTGGACGTTGCCGATCGTCTTGGAATTGAAGTTTCAGATGAACTGGTTGAACAGGCGGGATCAATCATCCGAAACGGTGAAGTTGAATAA
- a CDS encoding ABC transporter ATP-binding protein — protein sequence MIQISHLSKVFNPGTADEHTAIHNLNLDVREGDFITIIGSNGAGKSTLFNLISGTLPPSRGTLQLGERDITRLAEHRRAKYIGRIFQNPTMGTAGNMTLEDNMMIASTKGFKGLKISLNEKRREYFRSQLKRLDMGLEHRLKENVELLSGGQRQSVTLLMMVLSQPRLILLDEHTAALDPRNAAKIQDLTRQFVSEFGLTCMMITHNMQHAIDHGNRLLMMDRGRIVLDVDGEEKKRLTVAGLVERFHAVTGTEFARDDALLGE from the coding sequence ATGATACAGATTTCGCATCTCAGTAAAGTGTTCAACCCCGGTACCGCCGACGAACATACGGCCATTCACAATCTGAATCTGGATGTACGGGAAGGGGATTTTATTACCATTATCGGTTCCAACGGAGCGGGAAAAAGCACCCTGTTTAATCTGATCTCCGGCACCCTTCCTCCTTCCCGGGGAACCCTGCAGCTGGGCGAACGGGACATTACCCGTCTCGCGGAACACCGCCGGGCGAAATATATCGGCCGGATATTCCAGAACCCCACCATGGGAACCGCAGGGAACATGACCCTGGAAGACAACATGATGATTGCTTCCACCAAAGGATTCAAGGGGCTGAAAATATCCCTGAACGAGAAGCGCAGGGAGTACTTCAGAAGTCAGCTGAAACGGCTGGACATGGGGCTGGAGCACCGGCTCAAGGAAAACGTCGAACTGCTCTCCGGCGGGCAAAGGCAGTCTGTGACCCTGCTGATGATGGTGCTCAGTCAGCCCCGGCTGATCCTTCTGGATGAGCATACTGCTGCTCTGGATCCCCGGAATGCAGCGAAAATCCAGGATCTCACCCGCCAGTTCGTGTCGGAATTCGGCCTTACCTGTATGATGATTACCCACAACATGCAGCATGCCATCGATCACGGCAACCGTCTGCTGATGATGGACCGGGGACGCATTGTCCTTGACGTGGACGGCGAAGAAAAAAAGCGTCTCACGGTTGCCGGTCTGGTGGAACGTTTTCATGCGGTTACCGGCACAGAATTTGCCCGGGATGACGCACTCCTGGGTGAATAG
- a CDS encoding heteromeric transposase endonuclease subunit TnsA produces the protein MSNYDLDKKTQSWIKQGRGSGNGKEYKPWLTIRDLPSEGRSHRIYGFKTQRTHHLLSDLELAAFYLLELHPAVIDVREQYPLNLDDTLEIAKNRGIRHPTKNGFIHVMSSDFLIDLNDFPQKQIAFQVKYISDLKDNGTIEKLEIERSYWKKISIPFYLLTDQNIPKLIIENLKWMYSARCVGDDIHRFIEQLPLYSDFFSQNPDDRISQVAMKIDNAYSFEPGESLRTIRSLLAYRLLKFDLRKEWSQILVSEITVSPEMSVIRTCYAANQ, from the coding sequence ATGTCCAACTATGATCTCGATAAGAAAACACAGAGTTGGATAAAGCAAGGCCGAGGATCCGGCAACGGAAAAGAATATAAACCATGGTTGACAATACGAGACCTGCCTTCCGAGGGCAGGTCTCATCGGATATACGGATTTAAGACACAAAGAACACATCATCTGCTCTCAGACTTGGAATTAGCTGCATTCTATTTGTTGGAATTACATCCCGCAGTTATAGATGTTCGTGAACAATACCCTCTGAATCTTGATGATACGCTCGAGATTGCTAAGAATCGCGGTATCCGGCACCCGACAAAAAATGGGTTCATTCACGTGATGTCCTCCGATTTTCTTATCGATCTGAATGATTTCCCTCAAAAACAAATCGCATTTCAAGTCAAATACATCAGCGATCTAAAAGATAACGGGACAATAGAAAAATTAGAAATCGAGAGAAGCTATTGGAAGAAAATAAGCATTCCCTTTTATTTATTAACTGATCAAAACATACCTAAGCTAATCATAGAAAACCTTAAGTGGATGTATTCAGCTCGTTGTGTTGGTGATGATATTCATCGTTTTATTGAGCAACTACCATTGTATTCAGATTTTTTCAGTCAAAACCCAGATGATCGAATTTCTCAGGTAGCGATGAAAATTGACAATGCATACTCATTTGAACCTGGAGAATCCTTAAGAACAATTCGGAGTCTTCTTGCGTATAGATTGCTAAAATTTGATCTGCGTAAAGAGTGGTCACAAATTCTTGTCAGTGAAATTACGGTAAGTCCAGAAATGTCCGTAATAAGGACTTGTTATGCTGCAAATCAATGA
- a CDS encoding L-lactate MFS transporter: MKNQSLEGWLRVSAGLLINLCMGTIYSWSVFRTPMEEQFSLTAVQSGLPYMIFLAMFAFSMPLGGWVIGKIGPRLTTVTGALLLGSAWVLAGISGSFTVIVLAYGVLGGVGVGLAYGAPLAVAGKWFPRRKGLAMGIALVGFGLSPFITAPLAEYLIVSRGVLASFWILGAAFFVVIAVLGQFLIYPKTDGQSDSHKSEQMRDTSPGEMLRTPAFYVLWTLYVIGTLSGLMVIGITSPAAQEIAGLSGPAAAILVSVMAVFNGLGRPLFGSITDKFGARNSIALAAVLVAAASGLMLIMPEGSPILFSLAFAVFWLLLGGWLAIAPAATTVLFGSKYYSQNYGIMYTAYGVGAILGTLISGEIRSAFGSYRLAFIPTLGLAAVALVIVLIFMKKETQKQ; the protein is encoded by the coding sequence ATGAAGAATCAATCCCTGGAAGGCTGGCTGCGGGTAAGCGCCGGCCTGCTGATTAATCTCTGCATGGGAACCATCTATTCCTGGAGCGTGTTCCGCACCCCCATGGAAGAACAGTTTTCCCTCACCGCAGTGCAGAGCGGACTTCCCTATATGATCTTTCTGGCCATGTTCGCATTCAGCATGCCCCTTGGAGGCTGGGTAATCGGAAAAATCGGGCCCCGGCTCACCACGGTCACCGGTGCACTGCTTCTAGGCAGCGCCTGGGTTCTTGCGGGGATATCCGGCAGCTTCACCGTCATCGTTCTGGCCTACGGCGTCCTTGGAGGCGTGGGAGTGGGTCTGGCATACGGTGCGCCCCTTGCAGTTGCGGGGAAGTGGTTCCCCAGGCGGAAGGGCCTGGCAATGGGGATTGCCCTTGTGGGATTCGGGTTGTCTCCGTTTATTACTGCTCCCCTGGCGGAGTATCTCATCGTTTCCCGGGGTGTTCTCGCAAGTTTCTGGATTCTGGGTGCGGCATTTTTCGTTGTCATCGCCGTGCTGGGTCAGTTTCTGATCTATCCCAAAACCGATGGTCAATCCGATTCCCATAAGTCTGAACAGATGCGGGATACATCCCCGGGGGAAATGCTCAGGACTCCTGCCTTTTATGTGCTCTGGACGCTGTATGTGATCGGTACGTTGAGCGGACTGATGGTTATCGGCATTACATCTCCGGCGGCACAGGAGATTGCGGGCTTAAGCGGACCGGCGGCGGCAATTCTGGTGAGCGTCATGGCGGTGTTCAACGGGCTGGGTCGGCCCCTGTTCGGAAGCATCACCGACAAATTCGGCGCAAGAAACAGCATTGCCCTGGCGGCGGTTCTGGTTGCCGCAGCTTCGGGACTGATGCTGATCATGCCGGAAGGATCTCCGATTCTGTTCTCCCTGGCATTCGCGGTATTCTGGCTGCTGCTGGGCGGTTGGCTGGCTATTGCCCCGGCCGCCACCACGGTGCTGTTCGGATCCAAATATTACAGTCAGAATTACGGAATCATGTACACCGCCTACGGGGTGGGAGCGATTCTCGGAACCCTCATATCCGGTGAAATCCGCAGCGCTTTCGGCTCCTACCGCCTGGCCTTTATTCCCACCCTGGGACTGGCTGCGGTGGCTCTGGTAATTGTGCTGATATTCATGAAAAAAGAGACGCAGAAGCAGTAA
- the glmS gene encoding glutamine--fructose-6-phosphate transaminase (isomerizing): MCGIVGYCGPRKAMPVLMQGLRQLEYRGYDSSGVALLQGESIKVIKKQGKLNNLEQALPSRSASTLGIAHTRWATHGRVSDENAHPHESADGRVAVVHNGIIDNYVALKEELITKGYSFLSETDSEVLAHLIEDYLKQNPEKPEDAVKSALRRIEGTYGIIVLFRDHPDLLVGARNGSPLIVGVGEKEMFLASDATAFIGLSRQAIYLEDGEMAILTPKQYKTINRQDREVEKTVEQVDIDETQALKGEYDHFLLKEIFEQPAAVSRAMGEGGRLLHDFGTAKLGGLNLDKRDFFDIERIHVLAMGTGYYAGCVGGAMIEHLARIPVQVFDASEYRVSNPIVKRDTLYLAISQSGETADTILAVKEVQNKGGRVLGIVNVVGSTLARLTEGGVYTHAGPEKSVASTKAFTSQVTVMALLALLLGRMRDVPVRRGKELVDAMMALPDRIHETLGLRDRIKEIAEKYKGYGSMLFMGRGNYYPIALEGALKLKEISYIHAEGFSSGGLKHGPLALISPDMPSLFIAMDGDFLDKDIGNIQEVRAREGKVIVLTDSDDPRLEDLASDIIKIPATDEVLAPILAVVPLQLFAYYVSLALGREIDQPRNLAKSVTVE; the protein is encoded by the coding sequence ATGTGCGGAATTGTAGGGTACTGCGGTCCCCGGAAGGCCATGCCGGTGCTGATGCAGGGACTGCGTCAGCTGGAGTACCGGGGGTATGATTCCTCCGGTGTCGCCCTTTTGCAGGGTGAGAGCATTAAGGTGATAAAGAAGCAGGGCAAACTGAACAATCTTGAACAGGCCCTTCCGTCCCGTTCAGCCAGCACTCTGGGCATTGCCCATACCCGCTGGGCAACCCACGGCAGGGTGTCCGACGAGAACGCCCATCCCCATGAGAGCGCCGACGGCAGGGTGGCGGTGGTTCACAACGGCATCATCGATAACTATGTGGCGCTGAAAGAGGAGCTGATCACCAAGGGCTATAGCTTTCTCAGTGAGACCGATTCCGAGGTGCTGGCCCATCTCATAGAGGATTATCTGAAGCAGAATCCCGAAAAACCCGAAGACGCTGTGAAAAGCGCTTTGCGCCGAATTGAGGGCACATACGGAATTATCGTCCTGTTTCGGGATCACCCGGATTTGCTGGTGGGGGCGAGAAACGGCAGCCCCCTGATTGTGGGTGTGGGAGAAAAAGAGATGTTTCTGGCTTCGGACGCAACCGCATTCATCGGTCTCTCCCGGCAGGCCATCTATCTTGAAGACGGCGAAATGGCAATTCTTACGCCCAAACAGTACAAGACCATCAACCGTCAGGACCGGGAGGTTGAGAAAACCGTTGAACAGGTGGATATCGATGAAACCCAGGCCCTGAAGGGTGAGTATGATCACTTCCTGCTGAAAGAAATTTTTGAACAGCCCGCGGCAGTGAGCCGGGCCATGGGCGAGGGGGGACGGCTTCTCCACGATTTCGGAACTGCCAAACTGGGGGGGCTGAACCTGGATAAGCGGGACTTCTTCGATATCGAACGGATTCATGTCCTTGCCATGGGAACCGGGTATTACGCCGGATGCGTGGGCGGTGCCATGATTGAACATCTGGCCAGAATACCCGTGCAGGTGTTCGATGCTTCGGAATACCGTGTGAGCAATCCCATTGTGAAACGGGACACCCTCTACCTGGCAATCAGCCAGAGCGGCGAAACCGCCGACACCATTCTGGCGGTGAAGGAAGTTCAGAACAAAGGGGGCCGGGTGCTGGGCATCGTGAACGTGGTGGGCTCCACCCTTGCCCGGCTTACCGAAGGGGGCGTGTACACCCATGCGGGACCGGAAAAATCGGTGGCCTCCACCAAGGCATTCACCTCCCAGGTGACGGTAATGGCCTTGCTGGCCCTGCTTCTTGGACGGATGCGGGATGTGCCGGTACGCCGGGGCAAGGAGCTGGTGGACGCCATGATGGCGCTGCCGGACAGGATTCATGAGACGCTGGGTCTCAGGGACAGAATTAAGGAAATTGCGGAGAAATACAAAGGGTACGGCAGTATGCTCTTCATGGGCAGGGGAAATTATTATCCCATAGCCCTGGAAGGAGCCCTGAAGCTGAAGGAAATCAGCTACATCCATGCCGAAGGATTTTCCTCCGGGGGACTGAAGCACGGACCCCTGGCCCTCATCTCACCGGACATGCCGTCCCTTTTTATTGCCATGGACGGTGATTTTCTTGATAAGGATATCGGGAACATCCAGGAAGTGCGGGCCCGGGAGGGCAAGGTGATCGTCCTCACCGACTCGGATGACCCACGGCTGGAAGACCTGGCCAGCGATATTATCAAAATACCCGCCACCGATGAGGTTCTTGCGCCCATCCTGGCGGTGGTTCCCCTTCAGCTGTTTGCCTATTATGTGTCTCTCGCCCTGGGCCGGGAGATCGACCAGCCCAGAAATCTGGCGAAAAGCGTTACGGTGGAGTGA
- a CDS encoding ABC transporter permease gives MIQTILAEGLVYGIMALGVFISFRLLEFPDLTVDGSFPLGAAIYASAIVAGIPGPVTLALIIFGGFAAGTVTALIHTKLRVPHLLAGILTMTMLYSVNLRVQGNRPNISFLKYDTLLDTVQGLLPGLGRGAVILIVFAAVVLLVKLILDLFFHTDMGLTMGAMGSNEQMVKSQGVNPETLKIIGLGLSNALVALSGALASQYQGSADVNLGRGIVIAGLASVMIGELVLRSNRIWVLTLRVIVGSILFRSLMFLARRAVFIQLRPSDLQLIYGLFIVGLLLYTRVQEDRRQKKAAGIALQHALQDEHGADSENPSGPGGGTTQETGENS, from the coding sequence ATGATACAAACCATCCTTGCTGAAGGGCTGGTATACGGGATCATGGCGCTGGGAGTGTTTATCAGCTTCCGGCTCCTTGAATTCCCGGACCTCACGGTGGACGGCAGTTTTCCCCTCGGGGCGGCGATCTATGCATCGGCCATAGTGGCGGGCATTCCCGGTCCCGTCACCCTGGCCCTGATAATTTTCGGCGGATTTGCCGCCGGAACGGTGACCGCCCTCATTCACACCAAGCTCCGGGTGCCCCATCTGCTTGCGGGAATACTTACCATGACCATGCTCTATTCGGTGAATCTCCGGGTTCAGGGAAACCGTCCGAATATCAGCTTTCTGAAATACGATACTCTGCTGGATACGGTGCAGGGGCTCCTTCCCGGTCTTGGCCGGGGGGCGGTAATTCTCATCGTATTTGCGGCGGTGGTTCTTCTGGTGAAACTCATACTGGATCTTTTCTTTCACACCGATATGGGGCTTACCATGGGAGCCATGGGCAGCAATGAACAGATGGTGAAGAGCCAGGGGGTGAACCCCGAGACCCTGAAAATTATCGGTCTGGGGCTTTCCAACGCACTGGTTGCACTGTCCGGGGCTCTTGCAAGTCAGTATCAGGGCTCTGCGGATGTGAACCTGGGCCGGGGAATTGTCATTGCCGGACTTGCCTCGGTGATGATCGGTGAACTGGTGCTTCGCTCGAACCGAATTTGGGTTCTCACCCTCCGGGTGATCGTGGGTTCCATCCTTTTCCGTTCCCTCATGTTTCTGGCACGGCGGGCGGTATTTATTCAGCTGCGGCCCAGCGATCTTCAGCTGATATACGGGCTGTTTATTGTGGGGCTTCTGCTCTACACCCGGGTTCAGGAAGACAGGCGCCAGAAAAAGGCAGCGGGAATCGCCCTGCAGCATGCACTGCAGGATGAACATGGAGCGGATTCAGAAAATCCCTCTGGTCCCGGCGGCGGCACAACACAGGAAACGGGGGAGAACTCATGA